In Aquiflexum balticum DSM 16537, a single genomic region encodes these proteins:
- a CDS encoding HPF/RaiA family ribosome-associated protein, protein MNYTENYKGIKIDVQAPQVDLPEGLQAQIRKSIDKISRFTHDINAVDLYFNISGTGKTAERILGMRVGIPGPDVYSEEKGKDRWNTMLRSVTDKNIRQLQKDK, encoded by the coding sequence ATGAATTACACAGAAAATTACAAAGGGATAAAAATTGATGTGCAAGCCCCACAAGTTGACCTTCCTGAAGGTCTGCAAGCCCAGATCAGAAAATCCATAGACAAGATTTCAAGATTTACCCACGATATCAATGCGGTTGATCTTTACTTTAATATTTCAGGAACAGGAAAGACAGCAGAAAGAATATTGGGAATGAGAGTTGGTATTCCTGGTCCGGATGTTTATTCCGAGGAAAAAGGGAAAGACAGATGGAATACCATGTTGAGAAGTGTCACGGATAAAAATATCAGACAACTTCAGAAGGATAAATAG
- a CDS encoding Eco57I restriction-modification methylase domain-containing protein codes for MALFQNSVLKKYLAGQEQAPMHAAFGAYLTYFHDPMRRANIRASKEEQFQEGFLRELFVNILGYTINPDPDFNLTTELKNIKDSKKTDGAIIKDGKAIAVIELKGTDTKDLEKIRDQAFNYKNNHPDCVYVITSNFEKLRFYIHNAVDYYEFSILHMQQDEFRMLWLLLQKDNLLKGIPEKIKAESLIIEEQITKKLYSDYSAFKQQLWQDMVANNPGLDELLLYKKSQKLLDRFLFIFFAEDKGLLPPNSISEIIKQWETLEHLDSYVPLYDRFKLYFGFMNTGRPARKDKAEIHAYNGGLFAHDELLDSLTISDGLLKKHVSKLTEYDFESEVDTNILGHIFEHSLNDIENVRASLEGTTVDKSKTKRKKDGVFYTPKYITKYIVDNTLGKLCTEKKAELGIIDEEFAKGKAGRKKDTLQKLVAQLKAYREWLLQLAICDPACGSGAFLNQVLEFLMAEHRYLDELESMLFGSSIVFPNVENHILENNIFGVDINEESVEIARLSLWLRTAQKGRKLSTLSSNIKVGNSLIDDPEVAGDLAFHWQAQFPKVFAKGGFDVVVGNPPYVSKDLPDVLKKQLSKEYFTAQYQVDLYVSFIEKEIKLLGLNGVISYIVPNSWLKNMMMSSCREFVLSNLNFLTITPNLDNVFEEATVDTMIFTGKKEKNRNKIEINEFKDKQLIFRHFVNQERFEKNEGFIFDVEISEALIPLFEKVIKHTEKVGNILDVIRGINPYDKYTGQEAEVISSRAYHSNFKKDSTFVPELKGQHVGRYFYNWDEKHYISYGDWLAAPRPIEYFSGPRIVFREILGSTLVSTFIEEEFKIDRSLYIARIDTKKCDLFDLKYILGILNSRLMAFYFRYKNNEFDNLFPKIRVGEFKELPIKKIPSDNQISLSSLVSILLENGKIFTRFSTAFQNHILAKFPIEKLTTKLQNWPSLDFKGFLGELKKAKVKLSLSEEAEWMAYFHEQKAKAQALQSDITRLDREIDKLVYELYGLTEEEIRIVEGGGLIIN; via the coding sequence ATGGCTCTTTTTCAGAATTCAGTTCTTAAAAAATACCTCGCAGGTCAGGAACAGGCACCCATGCATGCTGCCTTTGGGGCTTACCTGACTTACTTCCACGATCCCATGCGCCGGGCAAATATCCGGGCATCGAAAGAAGAGCAGTTTCAGGAGGGATTTCTCCGTGAACTTTTTGTCAATATTCTCGGCTACACGATCAATCCCGATCCGGATTTTAACCTGACCACGGAACTCAAAAACATCAAGGACAGCAAGAAAACGGATGGTGCAATCATTAAGGACGGCAAAGCAATTGCCGTCATCGAACTGAAAGGGACAGATACCAAGGATCTGGAAAAAATCCGGGATCAGGCTTTCAATTACAAAAACAACCATCCTGATTGTGTCTATGTCATCACGAGCAACTTTGAAAAGCTGCGCTTTTATATCCACAATGCGGTAGATTACTACGAGTTCTCCATACTTCACATGCAGCAGGATGAGTTTAGAATGCTGTGGCTGTTGTTGCAAAAGGATAACTTACTGAAGGGAATTCCCGAAAAGATCAAGGCCGAATCCCTGATTATCGAAGAGCAGATCACCAAAAAGCTTTACTCCGATTATTCGGCTTTCAAACAGCAACTCTGGCAGGATATGGTCGCCAATAATCCCGGACTGGACGAACTCCTGCTCTATAAAAAAAGCCAAAAGCTACTCGACCGCTTTCTCTTTATTTTCTTTGCTGAGGACAAGGGGCTGCTTCCGCCAAACTCCATCTCTGAGATTATCAAGCAATGGGAAACCTTAGAGCATTTGGATTCTTATGTCCCACTTTACGATCGGTTCAAGCTGTATTTTGGATTTATGAATACCGGGCGACCCGCCAGGAAGGATAAAGCCGAAATCCATGCCTACAATGGCGGACTCTTTGCACATGATGAACTGTTGGACAGCCTGACTATTTCCGATGGCTTGCTCAAAAAGCACGTTTCCAAACTCACCGAGTACGACTTCGAATCCGAAGTGGACACCAATATCCTCGGCCATATCTTCGAGCACAGTCTGAACGACATCGAGAATGTCCGCGCTTCGCTGGAAGGGACTACTGTGGACAAAAGCAAAACCAAGCGGAAGAAAGACGGGGTATTCTACACCCCCAAGTACATCACCAAATACATCGTGGACAATACCCTCGGCAAACTCTGCACGGAGAAAAAAGCCGAACTCGGCATCATCGATGAGGAATTTGCCAAGGGGAAAGCCGGGCGGAAGAAAGATACGCTGCAGAAGCTTGTGGCCCAACTCAAAGCATACCGGGAATGGCTGCTGCAACTCGCCATCTGCGATCCTGCCTGCGGTTCGGGTGCTTTCCTGAATCAGGTCCTGGAGTTCCTGATGGCCGAGCACCGCTACCTGGACGAACTCGAATCCATGCTCTTCGGCAGCAGCATCGTCTTCCCCAACGTGGAAAACCACATCCTCGAAAACAACATCTTCGGCGTCGATATCAATGAAGAATCTGTGGAAATAGCCCGCTTGAGCTTATGGCTGCGTACGGCACAGAAAGGCAGAAAACTCAGTACCCTCAGTTCCAATATCAAAGTTGGCAACTCCCTGATCGATGACCCCGAAGTAGCAGGAGACTTGGCCTTTCACTGGCAAGCCCAATTCCCAAAGGTATTTGCCAAAGGAGGTTTTGATGTGGTGGTGGGGAATCCGCCTTATGTCTCAAAGGATCTACCTGATGTATTGAAGAAACAATTATCAAAAGAATATTTCACTGCCCAGTATCAAGTTGATTTGTATGTTTCATTTATTGAAAAGGAAATAAAACTCCTTGGATTAAATGGTGTGATAAGTTATATAGTTCCGAATTCATGGTTAAAGAATATGATGATGTCAAGCTGTCGAGAATTCGTATTAAGCAATTTAAATTTCCTTACTATCACTCCTAATCTTGATAATGTTTTTGAAGAAGCTACGGTTGACACAATGATTTTTACTGGGAAAAAAGAAAAAAACAGGAATAAAATTGAAATAAATGAATTTAAAGACAAGCAATTGATATTTAGGCATTTTGTAAACCAAGAAAGGTTTGAAAAAAATGAGGGATTTATTTTTGATGTAGAAATAAGTGAGGCATTAATTCCATTATTTGAAAAAGTAATTAAGCACACTGAAAAAGTTGGAAATATCTTAGATGTAATCCGTGGAATAAATCCTTATGATAAATATACCGGACAAGAAGCAGAGGTCATAAGTTCAAGAGCTTATCATTCCAACTTTAAGAAGGATTCAACATTCGTCCCTGAGTTGAAAGGTCAACATGTTGGTAGGTATTTTTACAATTGGGATGAAAAGCACTATATAAGTTATGGTGATTGGCTAGCTGCTCCAAGACCTATAGAATATTTTTCTGGGCCAAGAATTGTTTTTAGAGAGATTTTAGGATCAACTTTAGTAAGCACATTTATAGAAGAAGAATTTAAAATTGATAGAAGTCTTTATATCGCCAGAATTGACACCAAAAAATGTGATCTATTTGATTTAAAGTATATTCTTGGAATCTTGAATTCTAGATTAATGGCCTTCTATTTTAGATACAAAAATAATGAGTTTGATAATTTATTCCCGAAGATTCGAGTTGGAGAATTTAAAGAACTTCCAATAAAGAAAATACCCAGTGACAACCAAATTAGCCTTTCAAGCTTAGTATCCATTCTTCTGGAAAATGGAAAAATATTTACTAGATTCTCAACGGCATTTCAGAATCATATACTTGCTAAGTTTCCAATTGAAAAGCTTACCACCAAACTCCAAAACTGGCCTTCCTTAGACTTCAAGGGATTCTTGGGAGAATTGAAGAAAGCAAAAGTGAAATTGAGTCTGTCGGAAGAAGCGGAATGGATGGCGTATTTCCATGAACAAAAAGCCAAAGCCCAAGCCCTCCAATCCGACATCACCCGCCTCGACCGCGAGATCGATAAGCTGGTATATG
- a CDS encoding 3'-5' exonuclease gives MVNFFNELSDILFLDIETASQEEAFEALHPRLQEEWLKKEKHIQSKDSEIEPGSLFFNKAGIYAEFGKVICVSVGYFHFVEEENKMEFRTKSFAEEQEYDTLTAFVELLHRKKWILCAHNGKEFDFPYLSRRILVNRIPLPEPLQIAGKKPWEVRHLDTLELWKFGDYKHYTRLELLAAIFDIPTSKEGIDGSQVNEAYYHKKNLEKIREYCLRDVLVTAQIYLAFQGLPPDLEIEIINKDSSE, from the coding sequence ATGGTAAATTTTTTCAATGAATTGAGCGATATCCTTTTTTTGGATATTGAGACAGCCTCTCAGGAAGAAGCTTTTGAAGCATTGCACCCAAGACTTCAGGAAGAATGGCTCAAAAAAGAAAAGCATATCCAATCAAAGGATTCTGAAATCGAACCTGGAAGTCTCTTTTTCAATAAAGCAGGCATCTACGCCGAATTCGGAAAAGTCATCTGTGTAAGTGTGGGCTATTTTCATTTTGTAGAAGAGGAAAATAAAATGGAATTCAGGACCAAAAGTTTTGCCGAAGAACAGGAATATGATACCCTTACGGCATTTGTGGAATTGCTGCACAGAAAAAAGTGGATACTTTGTGCCCATAACGGAAAGGAATTTGACTTTCCTTATTTGAGCCGTAGGATCCTGGTCAACAGAATTCCACTTCCAGAACCTTTACAGATAGCTGGCAAAAAACCTTGGGAAGTCCGGCATCTGGACACGCTTGAACTTTGGAAATTCGGAGATTACAAGCACTACACAAGATTGGAGCTTTTAGCAGCTATTTTTGACATCCCCACCTCCAAAGAAGGAATTGATGGTTCCCAGGTCAATGAAGCCTATTACCATAAAAAAAATCTTGAAAAAATCCGGGAATATTGTTTGAGGGATGTCTTGGTCACCGCCCAGATTTATCTGGCATTTCAGGGACTTCCGCCTGATTTGGAGATTGAAATTATTAATAAGGATTCTTCTGAATGA
- a CDS encoding rhomboid family intramembrane serine protease yields the protein MELSATVVLIALTALTSYQAWRKPELLNRWMFTPYMINNKGQWDRFVLSGFIHKDNIHLLFNMFTFYFFGRVVEMFLIFKFGMVMGIIAYVLFYVGAIVVADIPTFFKHKDHSYYRALGASGGVAATVFGSIILMPLSDICLFGIICLPGFALGIMFLIYSVVQAQKGADGINHDAHLYGALFGIAFILVVNPQSALNFIDQIKSFRMF from the coding sequence ATGGAATTATCCGCAACGGTCGTATTGATTGCCCTTACTGCATTGACTTCGTATCAGGCCTGGAGAAAGCCTGAACTGCTCAACAGGTGGATGTTTACACCTTATATGATCAATAATAAGGGGCAGTGGGACAGGTTTGTACTTTCGGGATTTATCCACAAAGACAATATCCACCTGCTGTTCAACATGTTTACCTTCTATTTTTTTGGAAGGGTGGTGGAGATGTTTTTGATATTTAAGTTTGGAATGGTGATGGGAATAATTGCTTATGTGCTTTTCTATGTGGGTGCCATAGTGGTTGCCGACATACCAACCTTCTTTAAGCATAAGGATCATTCCTACTACCGTGCGCTTGGTGCATCAGGCGGAGTTGCGGCCACCGTCTTTGGAAGCATCATTCTGATGCCTTTGTCGGATATCTGCCTCTTCGGGATTATTTGTTTACCGGGATTTGCATTAGGAATCATGTTTTTGATCTATTCGGTCGTACAGGCACAAAAAGGCGCCGATGGTATCAACCACGACGCGCATTTATATGGAGCACTGTTTGGAATTGCCTTTATTTTGGTCGTCAATCCCCAAAGTGCCCTGAATTTTATAGACCAAATAAAAAGCTTCAGGATGTTTTGA
- a CDS encoding polyprenyl synthetase family protein yields MNQAKKSADKLLHALENHIQGFSYGESPKELYEPIAYIMSLGGKRIRPLLTLMAYSLYREDFQNILTPALAVEVFHNFTLMHDDIMDDAPLRRGNQTVHEKWNANTAILSGDVMLVKAYDMLLEIEADKLHECIRFFNKTAAEVCEGQQKDMNFETLPTVSEEDYIDMIRLKTAVLLGFALQFGAIMAGAPKADALHLYNFGVNIGIGFQLKDDLLDVYADKTKFGKQVGGDIISNKKTFLLLKAKELAKGDTKTLLENWIEAKDFDKAEKVGAVTAIYDELGIKELTESKMKEYFDKGFSEFASLKVPYQNQFQELLDLTQNLVDRER; encoded by the coding sequence ATGAACCAAGCCAAAAAAAGCGCCGATAAATTATTACATGCCTTGGAAAACCATATCCAAGGATTTTCATACGGAGAATCACCCAAAGAACTTTACGAGCCAATAGCCTATATCATGAGTTTGGGAGGGAAACGCATCCGTCCCCTTCTCACATTAATGGCCTATTCACTGTACAGAGAGGATTTTCAGAACATCCTCACTCCTGCCTTGGCCGTTGAGGTCTTCCACAATTTCACTTTGATGCACGATGACATCATGGACGATGCCCCGCTGCGAAGAGGGAACCAAACAGTCCATGAAAAATGGAATGCCAATACAGCTATCCTTTCGGGAGATGTCATGCTGGTCAAAGCTTATGATATGCTGCTTGAAATTGAAGCAGACAAACTCCATGAGTGCATCAGGTTTTTCAACAAAACTGCCGCAGAGGTCTGCGAGGGACAGCAGAAGGACATGAACTTCGAAACCCTTCCCACGGTATCCGAGGAAGATTACATCGATATGATCCGCTTGAAAACAGCTGTTCTCCTTGGTTTTGCGCTACAGTTTGGAGCCATAATGGCCGGCGCGCCCAAAGCGGACGCCCTGCATCTTTATAATTTTGGAGTCAATATCGGCATCGGTTTTCAATTGAAAGATGATCTTTTGGATGTCTATGCGGATAAGACGAAGTTTGGGAAACAGGTTGGGGGAGATATTATTTCCAACAAAAAAACTTTCCTCTTGCTCAAAGCAAAAGAACTGGCCAAGGGAGACACCAAGACTTTATTGGAAAACTGGATTGAGGCCAAAGATTTTGATAAGGCGGAAAAAGTCGGAGCGGTCACTGCTATTTATGATGAATTGGGCATAAAAGAACTGACCGAATCCAAAATGAAGGAATACTTTGACAAAGGCTTTTCTGAATTCGCTTCCCTGAAAGTACCTTATCAGAACCAATTTCAGGAACTTTTGGACCTTACACAAAATTTGGTGGATAGGGAGAGGTAA
- the rnr gene encoding ribonuclease R: protein MGRKSNNQQGKKGGKVMDASQLARKVLNFLDNNYGKEFNAKQIIKKLEIRDSVTKGGVEPTLHKLAAAGSVSKTPRNYFSSVKEPEFVEGEVDFVNPRFAFIKPDPKHDLEEDVLVKEADLKHALDGDRVRIMVYPTKGSTGRLEGKVLEIVNRSRDEFVGRIEISPRYAFVVPDFKKMHHDIFVHLGDLGGAQHNQKVVVKLSDWREDDKNPTGKVTRVLGKAGEHEVEIHSIMAEFGLPFEYPKAVEEEANAIPDEIPSSEIKNRRDMRDVPTFTIDPADAKDFDDAISYRKLDNGNLEIGVHIADVTYYVKPKTGLEREAYDRATSVYLVDRTIPMLPERLSNGLCSLRPNEDKLTFSCVFEMDENADVLKHWIGRTVTHSDRRFAYEEGQENIDNQSGDFYQELTLLNDLAKKLRKRRFDKGAVNFETVEVKFKLDEKGKPLGLFVKERKDIHKLIEEFMLLANRTVAEYVYNKNKGNDTFVYRIHDNPDAERLETFANFAKKFGHEVKIGEGERVSAALNKLMDEIVGKPEQNVLEQLAIRSMAKAKYTTEPKGHFGLAFKHYTHFTSPIRRYPDMMVHRLLQHYLDGGKSPNEEEWEEKCLHSSTREKRAADSERASIKYKQVEFMSLAEEKDYEGIVAGVTEWGVFVEITETKCEGMIRVQDMKDDYYDFDEKNMRLIGSKNKKMITLGDKVMVRVVATDIDRRTIDLEFADNEPSQKKRR, encoded by the coding sequence ATGGGAAGAAAATCAAACAATCAACAGGGGAAGAAAGGCGGGAAAGTGATGGATGCCTCCCAGTTGGCAAGAAAAGTCCTTAATTTTTTGGACAATAATTATGGCAAAGAATTCAATGCCAAACAGATCATCAAAAAACTGGAAATCAGAGACTCCGTCACCAAAGGCGGAGTAGAACCGACTTTGCATAAATTGGCCGCAGCAGGTTCTGTGTCCAAAACACCAAGAAATTACTTCTCCTCGGTCAAAGAACCGGAATTTGTAGAAGGTGAGGTTGATTTTGTAAACCCCAGATTTGCATTTATCAAGCCGGATCCCAAACACGATTTGGAAGAAGATGTTTTGGTGAAAGAAGCAGACCTCAAACATGCCCTCGATGGAGATAGGGTCAGAATTATGGTCTATCCGACCAAAGGAAGCACCGGAAGACTGGAAGGAAAAGTGTTGGAAATTGTAAATAGAAGCAGGGATGAGTTTGTAGGACGGATTGAAATATCCCCAAGATATGCCTTTGTCGTGCCTGATTTCAAGAAAATGCACCATGATATTTTTGTGCATTTGGGAGATTTGGGCGGTGCCCAACACAATCAAAAAGTAGTTGTCAAACTTTCCGATTGGCGGGAAGATGACAAAAATCCTACGGGGAAAGTCACACGTGTACTCGGTAAAGCCGGTGAACACGAAGTGGAAATCCACTCCATCATGGCGGAATTTGGATTGCCTTTCGAATATCCCAAAGCTGTCGAAGAAGAGGCGAATGCCATCCCTGATGAAATCCCAAGTTCTGAAATCAAAAACAGAAGGGACATGCGGGATGTGCCTACATTCACCATTGACCCCGCGGATGCCAAGGATTTTGATGATGCCATTTCCTACAGAAAACTGGACAATGGAAACCTTGAAATCGGTGTCCACATCGCTGATGTCACCTATTATGTAAAACCTAAAACAGGTTTGGAAAGAGAAGCCTATGACAGGGCCACCTCTGTATATTTGGTGGACAGAACTATCCCAATGCTACCGGAAAGGTTGAGCAACGGACTTTGTTCCTTAAGACCCAATGAAGACAAACTGACTTTTTCCTGTGTTTTTGAAATGGATGAAAATGCGGATGTCCTCAAGCATTGGATTGGGCGGACTGTAACGCATTCAGACAGAAGATTTGCCTATGAAGAAGGGCAGGAAAATATTGACAATCAATCCGGAGACTTTTATCAGGAACTCACCTTACTCAATGATCTGGCGAAGAAACTTCGCAAAAGAAGATTTGACAAAGGGGCGGTGAATTTTGAAACGGTTGAGGTCAAGTTCAAATTGGATGAAAAAGGAAAACCGCTTGGGCTTTTTGTCAAAGAAAGGAAAGACATCCACAAACTGATCGAGGAATTTATGCTTTTGGCCAATCGTACCGTGGCGGAATATGTGTACAACAAAAACAAAGGCAATGATACCTTTGTATATAGAATCCATGACAATCCCGACGCAGAGCGATTGGAAACATTTGCCAACTTTGCCAAGAAGTTTGGCCATGAGGTCAAAATCGGTGAAGGAGAAAGGGTATCTGCAGCGCTCAATAAGCTGATGGACGAAATCGTCGGAAAACCTGAGCAGAATGTTTTGGAACAATTGGCCATAAGAAGTATGGCCAAAGCCAAATATACCACCGAACCCAAGGGACACTTTGGTTTGGCATTTAAACATTACACCCATTTTACCTCCCCTATCAGGAGGTACCCCGACATGATGGTGCACCGCTTGCTTCAACATTACCTCGATGGCGGAAAATCTCCCAATGAGGAAGAATGGGAAGAAAAATGTCTTCATTCCTCCACAAGGGAAAAAAGAGCCGCCGATTCCGAAAGGGCTTCCATCAAGTACAAACAAGTGGAATTTATGTCCCTTGCTGAGGAAAAAGACTATGAAGGCATTGTGGCAGGTGTTACCGAGTGGGGTGTTTTTGTGGAAATCACGGAAACCAAATGCGAAGGAATGATTCGTGTTCAGGACATGAAAGACGATTATTATGATTTTGATGAAAAAAACATGCGACTTATTGGGTCGAAAAATAAAAAAATGATCACTTTGGGGGATAAAGTAATGGTCCGTGTAGTTGCGACGGATATTGATAGGAGAACAATAGACCTGGAATTTGCTGATAATGAACCAAGCCAAAAAAAGCGCCGATAA
- a CDS encoding baeRF7 domain-containing protein translates to MKIFNKNQFIELSKKSGFPFISIYTPTTRLSTNAYKDDKTHFKNQLQEIESRLNSEKGFGWKETEKILSPAYALLENPEFWEHNSDMLAVFLFDGEMEIFQMPLEIKEGSHFIGSKPMLLPMIPELADDGHYYLLLLNLDHIYLYEATRNGIQEIDDEDFASSFTDEEKSGEDKGFQARGGGGVGSQFHGHSENSDEERKKRLLNFFHRVDNKLVPLLNKNPLPLYLAGVEYLAPIYREANSYNYLKEGKITGAFNHNDMMILHAKSWEVAEPYFEKERLERKASFGSYLANGLAINNDKLKLIKAALTGAVDTLLVNKDHVHLWGSYDETNHKIILSDTQEPGMHCLIDEAAAKVIDFKGKVYMVDPEMMPEESAAIAGILRYPL, encoded by the coding sequence ATGAAAATTTTTAACAAAAATCAGTTCATAGAATTGTCAAAGAAATCAGGTTTCCCTTTTATATCCATTTATACTCCAACCACACGACTGAGTACCAATGCTTATAAAGACGACAAAACCCATTTCAAAAACCAACTTCAGGAAATAGAAAGCCGGTTAAATTCCGAAAAGGGATTTGGTTGGAAAGAGACTGAAAAAATCCTGAGCCCGGCTTATGCTTTGCTGGAAAACCCAGAGTTTTGGGAGCATAATTCCGATATGTTGGCCGTTTTTCTTTTTGATGGAGAAATGGAAATTTTCCAAATGCCTCTTGAAATTAAAGAAGGAAGTCATTTTATAGGTTCTAAGCCAATGCTTTTACCGATGATTCCTGAATTGGCTGATGATGGGCACTACTATTTGTTATTGCTGAACCTGGATCATATTTATCTCTATGAAGCCACAAGAAACGGGATTCAGGAAATTGACGATGAGGATTTTGCTTCTTCCTTTACTGATGAAGAAAAAAGCGGGGAAGATAAAGGATTCCAGGCCCGTGGAGGTGGAGGAGTTGGTTCACAGTTTCATGGCCACAGTGAAAATTCTGATGAAGAGCGCAAGAAAAGACTCTTGAATTTCTTCCACAGGGTGGACAACAAGCTTGTTCCTCTTTTGAACAAAAATCCGCTGCCCCTTTATTTGGCAGGTGTCGAATATCTTGCTCCGATTTATAGGGAGGCAAACAGTTATAACTATTTGAAAGAAGGCAAGATAACCGGAGCATTCAACCATAATGATATGATGATACTGCATGCCAAATCCTGGGAGGTAGCAGAACCATATTTTGAAAAGGAAAGACTGGAAAGGAAAGCGAGCTTCGGTTCCTATCTTGCCAATGGTCTTGCCATCAACAATGACAAACTTAAACTGATCAAAGCAGCCTTGACCGGCGCAGTGGATACACTTTTGGTCAATAAGGACCATGTACACCTGTGGGGAAGCTATGATGAAACCAACCATAAAATCATCCTTTCTGATACCCAAGAACCCGGCATGCACTGTCTGATAGATGAAGCAGCCGCCAAGGTCATAGATTTTAAAGGGAAAGTCTATATGGTAGATCCCGAGATGATGCCGGAAGAAAGTGCTGCCATCGCAGGGATTCTAAGATATCCGCTTTAA
- a CDS encoding ATP-binding protein, with protein sequence MLVSREIVSAIKMIAPMYPIIALTGPRQSGKTTLLKNLFPDYRYISLENPDNRNFAESDPNGFLKEFHSHVIFDEVQRVPELFSYIQNIVDDRSGEMGIYVLSGSQNFHLMHSITQSLAGRVAIFKLFPFDLKELKNEGLLGENYLNSLIKGYYPAIYDRDIPSKVFYSNYIETYINRDISELVAIRDLRIFQNFLSFCAARAGQLLNLNALANECGISQPTAKAWLSALEQSFITFQLYPYHKNYNKRIVKTPKLYFYDTGLLCHLLKISKTESLLANPIKGALFENMMIAEYLKQMHHQNNPQDLWFWRDAAGNEIDLLVDKGDQIEIIEFKASQTIKTKMFDGLAKFEEISQIKNLNKSLVYGGDTSQKRSAGNLVAWRDFG encoded by the coding sequence ATGTTGGTTTCTAGGGAAATAGTTTCTGCGATCAAGATGATAGCACCAATGTATCCGATCATTGCTTTGACCGGACCAAGACAATCCGGGAAGACTACGCTACTCAAAAATTTATTTCCGGATTACAGGTATATCAGCTTAGAAAATCCTGATAACAGAAATTTTGCTGAGTCAGATCCTAATGGATTTTTGAAAGAATTTCACTCACATGTCATTTTTGATGAAGTTCAACGGGTTCCCGAATTGTTTTCATACATCCAAAATATCGTAGATGATAGAAGTGGGGAAATGGGTATTTATGTCCTTTCAGGTTCGCAGAATTTCCACTTGATGCACAGCATCACACAAAGCCTTGCCGGCAGAGTTGCAATTTTCAAATTATTCCCCTTTGATTTAAAGGAATTAAAAAATGAAGGATTATTGGGAGAGAACTATTTGAATTCACTTATTAAAGGATATTACCCAGCCATTTATGATAGGGATATTCCATCAAAGGTCTTTTACTCCAATTATATTGAGACTTATATCAACAGGGATATAAGTGAACTTGTTGCCATCAGGGATTTAAGGATTTTCCAAAACTTCCTTTCATTTTGCGCTGCTAGGGCAGGACAATTACTGAATCTGAATGCATTGGCCAATGAATGCGGCATCAGTCAACCCACAGCAAAAGCATGGCTATCGGCATTAGAACAAAGCTTCATTACGTTTCAACTATACCCATACCATAAAAACTACAATAAAAGGATAGTCAAAACACCAAAGCTTTATTTCTATGACACAGGTTTATTATGTCACTTGCTTAAAATCAGTAAAACGGAAAGTTTACTGGCAAATCCGATTAAGGGTGCATTGTTTGAAAACATGATGATTGCTGAGTATTTAAAACAGATGCACCATCAAAACAATCCTCAAGACCTATGGTTTTGGCGGGATGCTGCTGGAAATGAAATCGACCTTTTGGTCGACAAGGGTGATCAAATAGAAATCATTGAATTCAAAGCGTCCCAAACTATCAAAACTAAAATGTTTGATGGGCTGGCCAAATTTGAAGAAATTTCCCAAATCAAAAATTTAAACAAATCACTGGTGTATGGTGGGGATACTTCGCAAAAAAGAAGTGCAGGAAATTTGGTGGCTTGGAGAGACTTTGGATAA